A region from the Pseudomonas cucumis genome encodes:
- a CDS encoding chromosome segregation protein SMC codes for MNEIQELKDRRDQLLSEAERLHAELLPLEALLESEEPIEPDRKRELWDKYNELKRNFDSRNNNADLLDRKISRRENLANCDSLMAGYIEAMDNWTADEQELNEKRQSLSTRLAQIQQQAVEDMAKARQAETDAATAYAQAVAWGDTEGEETANADAQKAAKNLTAAAEHNRRQTLMMTALEQELVTVDKYIAEAQEKHKGIERTALWLSQTVLEEQWNEAAKALFEVGGKLWANYSLLGLDQVGLMKLAVPEEGENFGKWTWHELSDRSRQYTARDLVQLKSLSIPQQPVDVSNLKQRKDERNEQAATEQRELV; via the coding sequence ATGAACGAGATCCAAGAGCTGAAAGACCGTCGCGACCAACTGCTAAGCGAGGCAGAGCGACTGCACGCCGAACTACTGCCCCTCGAGGCCTTGCTGGAAAGTGAAGAACCCATCGAACCGGATCGGAAACGCGAACTGTGGGACAAATACAACGAGCTGAAACGGAATTTCGATTCGCGCAACAACAATGCCGATCTTCTAGATCGGAAGATCAGTCGCCGTGAAAACCTCGCCAATTGCGACTCCCTGATGGCGGGTTACATCGAGGCGATGGATAACTGGACCGCTGACGAGCAGGAGCTAAACGAAAAGCGCCAGAGCCTCAGCACCCGCCTGGCACAGATCCAACAACAGGCGGTTGAGGACATGGCCAAAGCCCGTCAGGCCGAAACGGACGCCGCCACTGCGTACGCGCAGGCCGTCGCATGGGGCGACACCGAAGGCGAGGAGACCGCCAACGCCGATGCGCAAAAGGCCGCGAAGAATCTTACAGCGGCCGCCGAACATAACCGTCGGCAAACACTGATGATGACTGCTCTGGAACAGGAGCTGGTCACCGTAGACAAATACATCGCTGAAGCACAGGAAAAGCATAAAGGGATAGAACGCACCGCCCTCTGGCTCTCGCAGACGGTACTGGAGGAGCAATGGAACGAGGCCGCAAAAGCGTTGTTCGAGGTGGGTGGAAAGCTGTGGGCAAATTACAGCCTGCTGGGTCTTGATCAGGTGGGACTGATGAAGCTGGCCGTTCCAGAGGAAGGCGAAAACTTCGGGAAGTGGACGTGGCACGAACTTTCCGACCGCTCGCGCCAATACACCGCACGCGACTTAGTCCAGCTCAAAAGTCTGTCCATACCGCAACAGCCTGTAGATGTGAGCAATCTAAAACAACGCAAGGATGAACGAAATGAACAAGCAGCCACAGAACAGCGCGAGCTGGTCTGA